One Setaria italica strain Yugu1 chromosome II, Setaria_italica_v2.0, whole genome shotgun sequence DNA segment encodes these proteins:
- the LOC101783980 gene encoding probable serine/threonine-protein kinase WNK1 (The sequence of the model RefSeq protein was modified relative to this genomic sequence to represent the inferred CDS: added 75 bases not found in genome assembly) — protein MMGARIDAADCPEYAEVDPTGRYGRFTDVLGKGASKTVYRAFDEYQGMEVAWNQVKLHDFLQSPEDLERLYCEIHLLKTLKHRNIMKFYTSWVDVSRRNINFITEMFTSGTLRQYRQRHKRVNIWAVKHWCRQILSGLLYLHSHNPPIIHRDLKCDNIFVNGNQGEVKIGDLGLAAILRKSHAVHCVGTPEFMAPEVYEEEYNELVDIYSFGMCVLEMVTFEYPYSECTHPVQIYKKVISGTKPEALYKLKDPMVRRFVEKCLASASQRLSARELLEDPFLRIDDMAFSSEDGDYNVTTRYIRQPSSLGHTYSNGSMMSNGFSDSIDEDALTEDRWDCEDDDMKGQDGIDLFNEHEDEPLGNVDITIKGRKSEDGGIFLRLRIADNDGRVRNIYFPFDVEADTALSVATEMVAELDIIDHEVTRIADMIDGEVSALVPDWRPGPGIEEAPDTSYCHNCGSNVSSCGSLYAYMSSARRGCQCAELHGRFEEITFQADGEQCDLQESAGSSDDGGGQTEHYVKSKDSTHTNGFVQMGRRNHSNQLCFSSFQEQSCSSNHYENDTNPHMNGFDMKHEVKIAKYKARKMAQLKRAIHPSLDFDNAYGVSRMKPSLNKLQSFHVGKNHNFRVPTCDRSPDKGSSDYHSNMIKQAWQSKHPDPGAQRARHCEVDTAGSNPDCTFTARRYYTGAQLPPNLPRTRSVPLNAVDA, from the exons TTCACCGATGTTCTTGGCAAGGGCGCGTCGAAGACTGT GTACAGGGCGTTCGACGAGTACCAGGGGATGGAGGTGGCGTGGAACCAGGTGAAGCTGCACGACTTCCTGCAGAGCCCCGAGGACCTGGAGCGGCTCTACTGCGAGATCCACCTCCTCAAGACGCTCAAGCACCGCAACATCATGAAGTTCTACACCTCCTGGGTCGACGTCTCCCGCCGCAACATCAACTTCATCACCGAGATGTTCACCTCCGGCACCCTCCGCCA GTACAGGCAGAGACACAAGAGGGTGAACATATGGGCGGTGAAGCACTGGTGCCGGCAGATCCTCAGCGGCCTGCTGTACCTGCACAGCCACAATCCGCCCATCATCCACCGGGACCTCAAGTGTGACAACATCTTCGTGAACGGCAACCAGGGCGAGGTCAAGATCGGCGACCTTGGCCTGGCCGCCATCCTCCGGAAGTCCCATGCCGTCCACTGCGTTG GCACGCCGGAGTTCATGGCACCGGAGGTGTACGAGGAGGAGTACAACGAGCTGGTGGATATTTACTCATTTGGGATGTGCGTGCTTGAAATGGTCACGTTTGAATATCCATACAGCGAGTGCACACACCCAGTGCAGATCTACAAGAAAGTGATCTCT GGTACTAAGCCAGAAGCGTTGTACAAGTTGAAAGATCCAATGGTGAGGCGGTTTGTTGAGAAGTGCCTGGCGTCGGCATCTCAGAGACTCTCAGCGAGAGAGCTGCTTGAGGACCCCTTCCTCCGCATTGATGACATGGCTTTTTCTTCAGAGGATGGGGATTATAATGTCACAACCAGATATATTCGGCAGCCTTCATCCTTAGGGCATACCTATAGCAATGGCTCAATGATGAGTAATGGATTCTCAGACAGCATTGATGAAGACGCTCTGACTGAAGATAGATGGGACTGCGAGGATGATGACATGAAAGGCCAAGATGGCATCGACCTCTTCAACGAGCACGAAGATGAGCCTCTTGGCAATGTGGATATCACAATCAAAGGGAGAAAGAGCGAAGATGGAGGCATCTTCCTCAGACTACGAATCGCTGATAATGATG GGCGGGTGCGCAACatctattttccttttgatgtTGAGGCTGACACGGCACTAAGCGTCGCAACAGAAATGGTAGCCGAGCTGGATATAATTGACCATGAAGTTACTCGAATAGCTGACATGATTGATGGCGAGGTCAGTGCATTGGTGCCAGATTGGAGGCCTGGTCCGGGCATAGAGGAAGCTCCTGATACTTCATACTGCCATAATTGTGGATCCAACGTGTCATCGTGTGGTTCACTTTATGCCTACATGTCATCAGCCCGTCGAGGTTGTCAATGTGCGGAGCTACATGGACGGTTTGAGGAGATCACGTTCCAAGCCGACGGAGAGCAGTGTGATTTGCAAGAATCTGCAGGAAGCTCTGATGATGGAGGTGGCCAGACAGAGCATTACGTCAAAAGCAAGGATTCCACTCACACGAATGGCTTCGTGCAGATGGGTAGAAGAAATCATTCTAATCAGCTTTGCTTTAGTTCTTTCCAAGAGCAGTCATGCTCATCCAATCATTATGAGAATGACACTAACCCTCACATGAATGGGTTCGACATGAAGCATGAGGTAAAGATTGCCAAGTACAAAGCACGGAAAATGGCACAGTTGAAGAGGGCTATCCATCCATCTCTTGATTTCGACAATGCATATGGAGTAAGTAGGATGAAGCCTTCACTGAACAAGCTGCAATCTTTCCATGTCGGAAAGAACCACAATTTTCGTGTACCGACATGTGACCGAAGCCCGGATAAAGGAAGCAGCGATTATCATTCTAACATGATCAAACAAGCGTGGCAGAGCAAGCACCCCGATCCGGGAGCCCAGAGGGCCCGGCATTGTGAGGTCGACACTGCTGGGAGCAATCCGGACTGTACATTTACAGCCAGGCGCTACTATACCGGGGCTCAGCTGCCACCAAATCTTCCAAGGACCAGATCTGTACCCCTGAATGCCGTCGACGCCTGA
- the LOC101784387 gene encoding 40S ribosomal protein S13-1, translated as MGRMYGPGKGMSSSVLPYARSAPGWVRSSAAEVEDMIVRAAKKGQQPSQIGTLLRDAHGVPLVHGVTGGKILRVLRARGLAPEVPEDLYFLIKKAVAIRKHLDRNRTDVDAKFRLILVESRVHRLARYYRRAKKIPASWKYESTAASTLVA; from the coding sequence ATGGGCCGCATGTACGGCCCCGGGAAGGGCATGTCCTCGTCGGTGCTGCCCTACGCTCGCTCCGCGCCCGGGTGGGTCAGGTCGtccgcggcggaggtggaggacatGATCGTGCGCGCCGCCAAGAAGGGCCAGCAGCCGTCGCAGATCGGCACGCTTCTCCGCGACGCGCACGGCGTGCCGCTGGTCCACGGCGTCACGGGCGGCAAGATCCTGCGCGTGCTCAGGGCCCGCGGCCTCGCGCCGGAGGTGCCCGAGGACCTCTACTtcctcatcaagaaggccgtcgCGATCAGGAAGCACCTGGACAGGAACCGGACGGACGTGGACGCCAAGTTCCGCCTCATCCTCGTCGAGAGCAGGGTCCACCGCCTCGCCCGCTACTACCGCCGCGCCAAGAAGATCCCCGCCTCCTGGAAGTACGAATCCACCGCCGCCAGCACTCTGGTGGCATGA
- the LOC101755094 gene encoding uncharacterized protein LOC101755094 → MASLVHQASMPARAMPACDEELVPQGFSCFGRSLSRASSSSRLEYRALQQQQQQEQGEERCAAQDAWSARAKLRWKAVAHEIMAKGGGGGARRRKQQLAAFSYDSRSYALNFDQGAAE, encoded by the coding sequence aTGGCCAGCCTCGTGCACCAGGCGTCCATGCCGGCGAGGGCGATGCCGGCGTGCGACGAGGAGCTCGTCCCGCAGGGCTTCAGCTGCTTCGGGCGCTCGCTGTCTcgggcgtcgtcgtcgagccGGCTCGAGTACAGggcgctgcagcagcagcagcagcaggagcagggcGAGGAGAGGTGCGCCGCGCAGGACGCGTGGTCGGCGCGCGCCAAGCTGCGGTGGAAGGCCGTGGCGCACGAGATCATGGCgaaaggcggtggcggcggcgcgcggcggaggaagCAGCAGCTCGCGGCGTTCAGCTACGACTCCAGGAGCTACGCGCTCAACTTCGACCAGGGCGCCGCCGagtag
- the LOC101784792 gene encoding protein FREE1, whose product MQHGSGDYASSDPAGHYYPHQYAPPDSNPYPAATDASAAGAGGYVSASAPPYSVGGGYSDQPPSAPAYSQPPPPQPQYGAVGYPPYHTNPAPYPPEPYYNYTPPPTQSTPPPAAEPNPPPLPYDAPYYGGGYQPPAAGYDNEDYLNEGAYAYRGGGGSEPYGARGTAPARSGSALFDDYGRSISVPSGGEQQPWSGGGGGSGGGGSFGAIARALPKVDTHEDESGGAQKFRVKLLPEGAGNPTDVLCQIGLDGIRMLDPNTSRTLRIYPLDSLTRWEVLDSTIFAFWAKTSVDIDPKRIRLKSNSYTSNTMLDTVTAATVQFKEIGGDAKSKGTVDAGNPTVQSNEKKKGFDWMFAKPVDEVKDHWVPDEVAKKCHSCAVDFSPFNRRHHCRNCGEIFCDKCSQGRIALTAEDNAPLVRVCDRCMAEVTQRLSMAKEATSRSATVQSHGDLARKLKEEMERNRKSSGPVSGGGASGTRMREVACPTCTVHLQVQVPTSGSETVECGVCQHAFLVSSN is encoded by the exons ATGCAGCACGGGAGCGGCGACTACGCGTCCTCCGATCCCGCCGGTCACTACTACCCGCACCAGTACGCGCCCCCGGACTCGAACCCGTACCCAGCCGCCACCgacgcgtcggcggcgggggcgggcggctacgtctccgcctccgcgccgccctaCTCCGTCGGCGGAGGCTACTCCGACCAGCCGCCCTCCGCCCCGGCCTActcgcagccgccgcccccacAGCCCCAGTACGGCGCCGTCGGGTACCCGCCCTACCACACCAACCCCGCGCCCTACCCGCCGGAGCCGTACTACAACTacacgccgccgcccacccaGTCCACGCCCCCACCGGCTGCGGAGCCCAACCCTCCGCCGCTGCCCTACGACGCCCCGTACTACGGGGGCGGGTAccagccgccggccgcggggTACGACAACGAGGATTACCTGAACGAGGGCGCGTACGCgtaccgcggcggcggcggttcggAGCCGTACGGCGCGCGCGGCACGGCCCCTGCGCGGTCGGGATCCGCGCTGTTTGATGACTATGGGCGGTCGATCAGTGTCCCATCTGGAGGGGAGCAGCAGCCCtggagcggtggtggcggtggcagtgGGGGTGGTGGGAGCTTTGGGGCGATCGCGAGGGCCCTTCCGAAGGTGGACACGCATGAGGATGAGAGTGGTGGTGCTCAGAAATTTCGGGTTAAGCTGCTGCCAGAGGGTGCAGGGAACCCTACTGATGTGCTTTGCCAG ATTGGTCTAGATGGAATTCGCATGCTTGATCCAAATACAAGCAGGACCCTAAGGATTTATCCCCTCGATTCACTGACGAGATGGGAG GTTTTGGATTCAACTATATTTGCTTTCTGGGCGAAGACATCAGTGGATATTGATCCAAAACGAATTAGGCTGAAGTCAAACAGTTATACTTCCAATACTATGCTTGACACTGTGACAGCAGCAACAGTGCAG TTTAAGGAGATTGGTGGAGATGCTAAAAGCAAAGGAACTGTGGATGCTGGCAATCCTACGGTTCAATCaaatgagaagaagaaaggttTTGATTGGATGTTTGCAAAACCTGTTGATGAAGTGAAAGACCATTGG GTTCCAGACGAGGTTGCTAAGAAGTGCCACTCATGTGCTGTTGATTTTAGCCCTTTCAATCGCAGG CATCATTGTCGGAACTGTGGTGAAATCTTCTGTGACAAATGCAGTCAGGGAAGAATTGCTCTGACAGCTGAGGATAATGCTCCGCTTGTCCGAGTTTGTGATAGATGCATG GCTGAGGTCACTCAAAGGCTTAGCATGGCTAAGGAAGCTACCAGCAGATCTGCAACCGTGCAGAGTCATGGAGATCTTGCTAGAAAACTTAAG GAGGAAATGGAGCGAAACCGCAAGTCTTCAG GTCCCGTATCTGGTGGTGGTGCATCTGGTACCAGAATGAGGGAAGTTGCATGCCCTACCTGCACAGTCCATCTTCAG GTTCAGGTTCCAACATCTGGCTCAGAGACAGTGGAGTGCGGAGTGTGCCAGCATGCCTTCCTTGTAAGCTCCAATTGA